The proteins below are encoded in one region of Elgaria multicarinata webbii isolate HBS135686 ecotype San Diego chromosome 8, rElgMul1.1.pri, whole genome shotgun sequence:
- the SLC16A12 gene encoding monocarboxylate transporter 12, with protein sequence MAVPRKGLSASPPDGGWGWMIVIGCFLVTICTRAVTRCISIFFVEFQTYFAQDYARTAWIHSIVDCATMLCAPLGSFISNHVSCQVGIILGGLLASAGLILGSFATSLEHLYLSLGVLTGLGFALSYSPAIAMVGNYFNKRKALAYGIAMSGSGIGTFILAPVVQLLIEQFSWRGALLILGGFVLNLCVCGALMRPVAVKEDRKNGPELEFELEAPKTDFKQWSACSPLIKVWSHKCLCQCSWQEYQFLLKPDFVVLAGSVLFMAYGCSPLFVYLVPYALRVGVSHQQAAFLMSILGVIDIVGNITFGWLTDRRCLKKYRYICYLFAVGMDGLCCLFLPILQSFPLLVPFSFTFGYFDGAYVTLIPVVTADVVGTASLSSALGVVYFLHAIPYLISPPVAGWLVDTTGNYTASFLLCGFSMIFSSTLLCCARLAKKVKRTPLRSAGRDTDAKQQSWTNGAIVYSVNGEFDQKGVELLASEASSYGKR encoded by the exons GTGTATCTCAATTTTCTTTGTGGAGTTCCAGACTTACTTTGCTCAAGATTATGCCCGGACAGCTTGGATCCATTCCATTGTCGACTGTGCCACAATGCTTTGTG CACCGCTTGGGAGTTTTATCAGTAATCATGTTTCTTGTCAAGTGGGCATCATACTAGGAGGATTGCTTGCCTCTGCTGGACTTATCTTGGGTTCCTTTGCCACAAGTCTGGAACATCTTTACCTTTCCCTAGGAGTTCttacag ggctGGGATTTGCACTTTCTTATTCCCCAGCCATTGCCATGGTGGGCAACTATTTCAACAAGCGGAAAGCGTTGGCTTACGGCATCGCCATGTCCGGCAGCGGCATTGGCACCTTCATCCTGGCTCCCGTGGTCCAGCTGCTGATTGAGCAGTTCTCCTGGCGCGGAGCCTTGCTCATCCTGGGTGGTTTCGTTTTAAACCTCTGCGTCTGTGGTGCCTTGATGAGGCCTGTTGCGGTAAAAGAGGACCGCAAGAACGGGCCCGAGCTGGAGTTTGAGCTCGAAGCTCCAAAGACGGACTTCAAGCAGTGGTCTGCCTGCTCCCCTCTGATCAAAGTGTGGTCTCACAAGTGCCTGTGCCAGTGCTCGTGGCAGGAATACCAGTTCTTACTGAAGCCAGACTTTGTGGTGCTTGCCGGCTCAGTCCTCTTCATGGCTTACGGCTGCAGCCCCCTCTTTGTCTACCTGGTGCCTTACGCACTGAGGGTCGGAGTGAGTCACCAGCAGGCCGCGTTCCTCATGTCCATCCTCGGGGTCATCGACATCGTTGGCAACATCACTTTTGGATGGCTCACGGATAGAAG GTGCTTGAAGAAGTATCGTTACATCTGCTACCTCTTTGCGGTGGGAATGGACGGCCTCTGctgcctcttccttcccattCTCCAAAGCTTTCCGCTCCTTGTGCCTTTCTCTTTCACCTTCGGCTATTTTGACGGAGCCTACGTAACCCTGATCCCGGTGGTGACGGCGGATGTAGTGGGCACGGCTTCCTTATCTTCAGCTCTTGGAGTGGTGTACTTCCTTCATGCAATACCTTACCTAATCAGCCCACCAGTTGCAG GTTGGCTTGTGGATACCACCGGCAACTACACTGCATCATTCCTGCTGTGTGGATTTTCCATGATATTCAGTTCGACGTTACTGTGCTGTGCAAGGCTGGCAAAGAAGGTCAAACGGACTCCCTTGAGGTCAGCTGGTAGAGACACTGATGCCAAGCAACAAAGCTGGACAAATGGAGCAATAGTTTATTCTGTAAATGGAGAATTTGATCAAAAAGGTGTGGAGTTGCTGGCTAGTGAGGCGAGCAGCTATGGCAAAAGATGA